In Streptomyces pluripotens, the genomic window GCTGTCGGTGACCTGTCGGTGGTTTGTCGGTGCGCTCTGACACCGTCGTTCCCATGACGCGAATCGACGACAACCCCTCCGGCGGGCGCCTCGCCGTGAAGGTACGGGGACTGGCCAAGCACTACGGCGAGACCAAGGCACTGGACGGTGTCGACCTGGATGTGCACGAGGGCACCGTGATGGGTGTGCTCGGACCGAACGGCGCCGGGAAAACCACCCTCGTACGGATTCTGTCCACCCTGATCCCCCCGGACGCCGGACAGGCCACCGTGGCCGGGTACGACGTCGTGCGGCAGCCCCGGCAGTTGCGCCGGGTCATCGGGCTCACCGGCCAGTACGCCTCGGTGGACGAGAAGCTGCCGGGCTGGGAGAACCTGTACCTGATCGGGCGGCTGCTGGACCTGTCCCGCAGGGACGCCCGGGCCCGCGCCGACGAACTGCTGGAACGGTTCTCGCTCACCGAGGCGGCCAGGCGCCCGGCGGGCACCTACTCCGGTGGAATGCGGCGGCGCCTCGACCTCGCCGCCTCGATGATCGGCCGGCCCACCGTGCTGTACCTGGACGAGCCGACGACCGGCCTCGACCCCCGTACCCGCAACGAGGTGTGGGACGAGGTGAAGGCCATGGTCGGGGACGGGGTCACCGTGCTGCTCACCACCCAGTACATGGAGGAGGCCGAACAACTCGCCTCCGAGCTGACAGTGGTGGACCACGGCAAGGTCATCGCCACCGGCGAGACCGAGGACCTGAAGGCCCGCGTCGGTGGCCGCACCCTGCGGGTGCGACCGGTCGACCCGACGGAGCTGCGCCCACTCGCCGCACTGTTGGACGAGCTGGGCATCACCGGCCTGGCGAGCACGAGCGTGGACACCGAGACCGGCACCCTGCTGGTGCCCATCCTCAGCGACGAACAGCTGACCGCGGTGGTCGGCGCGGTCACCGCTCGCGGCATCACGCTCTCCTCCATCTCCACCGAACTGCCCAGCCTGGACGAGGTGTTCCTCTCCCTCACCGGACACCGCGCCGGAGCCCCGCAGAACGCCACGTCCGCCCACCCGCGCGAGGAGGTCGCCGCATGAGCGCCACCACCGTCACCCCGCACACCGCAGTCCCCGGCGCGTCCTCGGCCGACGCGCGCATCCCCCTGCGTGGCCACCTGCGTCACACCGGGGCACTCATCCGGCGCAACCTGCTCTGGATCCGCCAGGACCCGGAGTCGATGGCCGACGTGCTGCTGATGCCGATCGTGTTCACGCTCCTGTTCATCTTCGTCTTCGGCGGCTCGATCGGGCAGGCCCTGGGCGGCGGTCAGGAGCAGTACGTGCAGTACGTCATCCCGGGCATGCTGGCGATGATGAGCATGACCCTGTCCCAAGGCGTCGGCACCGGGTTCAGCCAGGATTTCAACAGCGGTGTGATGGACCGGTTCCGGTCGCTGCCGATCGGGCGCGGCTCGGTACTGTTCGCGAAGATCGCGGTGGAGCTGGCGCGGATGCTCTTCGCGACGGTGGTGCTGATGGTCGTCGCCGTCCTGGTCGGCTTCCACATCTCCCACTGGGCCGGCCTGTTCGCGACCGTGGGGCTGTCGGCGCTGTTCGCCTCCTCGGTCATGTGGGTGTTCCTCACCCTGGGCGTGACACTGAAGAACGCCCAGTCCGTGCAGGCGATGGGCTTCCTGGTGCTGTTCCCGCTGCAGTTCGGGTCCTCGATCTTCGCACCGCCCACGTCCATGCCGAGCTGGCTGCAGCGCTTCACCGACTACAACCCGCTGTCCACGCTCGCGGACGCGGCGCGCGGGATGATGCTCGGGGGCCCGGTCGCGCATCCGCTCTGGGTGACGCTGGCCTGGTCGGCGGGCATCACGGCGGTCATGGGGCCGGTCGCCATCCACAAGTTCCGGACCAAGAGCTGACGATCACCGGCCGATCGACGCCGCCGCCGGTCAGACCAGGGCGACGGCCTCCGCGAGGGAGAGGCCGCCGCCCTCGGCGTACCCCACCTCGAACACCCGTCCGCCGAGGTGCTCGCGGATCCGGGCCTCGGCCATGGCGTGCATCCGGCGTTCCACGCCGGAGAGGACATGGCCGGGTGGCAGCAGGGCGTCGGCGGCGCCCAAGCAGCGCGCGGCGTCGGCGGCCCGGGCGCCTCCGTCGGCGCAGGCGAGGGCCATCGCAGCGGCGGTGAGGCAGATGGAGTGCAGGTGCGGGGCGACGCTCTGGGACAACGGTTCCACGGCCAGCCGCAACGCCCCGCGCGCTCGGGACTGCGCGTCTTCGAAGCGCCCGTCGAGGGCGTCCAGCCAGGTCTCCTGGCAGAGGAGCATGGAGTCGAAGACGACGAAGCGCGCAACCTTGGACTCCGTACGCATCAGCCGGAGTTGTTCGCGCGCCTCGCTGGTGCGCTCGGTCAGGCCGAGCCAGCAGGCGAGCAGGAGCCGGGCGGCGGGCATCGCCTCGTTGAGCGAGCCCTCCTGGCTCGCGATGACGTCCCGGAGTAGCCGCTCACCGCGCTCGGTGTCTCCCTCCTCCAGGAGGACGCCGCCGAGGCGGGCGGTGAGCACGGCCGTCTGGACACGGGCCCCGAGGCGCCGGGCGTGGTCGATGGCGGCTTGGTAGTCGGCGGCTGCCGCGCCGTAGACGCCCTTGCGTTCCCGGGCCTCGCCGCGGGCGGACAGCGCCTCTGCGGTGCCCCAGCCGTCGCCCAGACGGCGGTAGATCTCCAGGGATTCGTCGGCGTCGCGAGTGGCGTCACCGGCCCAGGCGGCACGGTTGGCGAGGAGGTTGGCGCGCAGTTGCAGGGCGCCGGCCAGCTCCCACTCGAAGCCGGGGGTGTCCCGGCAGGTCCGCACGGTGGCATCGACGACGGTCCGCGTCCGGTCCGCTCCGTCGGTCAGCAACACGGCGAAGAACCACAGCAGGCCCGGAGTCCGGCAGGTCTGCGGCAGCCCGGGCCGGTACACCCGGGTGACGGCGCGCAGCCTGGCCTTCGCCGCGGGCGTCTGCCAGTTGTCCGGCTCGGCGTCCATACAGGCGAGACGGGCCAGATGGACACCGCGCCGGGCCTCGGCGAGAACCTCGCCGGTGTACGGGGGCGCGGTGTCGGTGCAGCGCTGCCGTACCGGGCCAGCGGTGCGAACCGGTTCGGCGAACGGATCGGGGCCGAGCTCCACGACCTCCTGGCACCAGGTGCGGGTCTCGGCGCGCTGGTCGCGCATCTGCCAGAACCACAGCATGGACAGCACCAAGCACAGTGCTTCCTGTTCGTCGCGCAGGACGACCGCGTACCGGAAGGCGGTGCGCAGGTTCTCGTACTCCCGCTGGAACCGGTCGATGGCGGTGAGCTGCTTCGGGCCGCGAAGCAACGGATCGGTGGTGCGGGCGAGTTCACGGTAGTACCCCAGGTGGGCGCGCTCGGCCCGGGTGCGGAGCCCGGTCTCGTCGAGCCGTTCGGCGGCGTACTCGCCGACGGTTTCCAGGAGCCGATAGCGCATCCCGCCCGCGGTCGAGGGGGCGGCCACCACCAGGGACTTGTCGATCAGTGAACCGAGCGCTTCCAGCGCGACCGGGCCGCACACGGCCTCGGCGGCGGCCAGGTCGCAGCCTCCGGCGAAGACCGACAACTGGGCGAGGACGTCGCGTTCGTCCCCGTCCAGCAGGTCCCAGGACCAGTCCACGACGGCCCTGAGGGTCTGCTGGCGGGGCAGCAGGGTGCGGTTGCCGGAGGAGAGCAGCCGGAAGCGGTCGTCCAGCCGGTCGGCGATCTGCCGAGGCGTGAGCATCCGCAGGCGGGCGGCGGCGAGTTCGATGGCGAGGGGCAGCCCGTCGAGTCGGCGGCAGATCTCTGCGCACGCCTCGGGATCGTCCTCGGCCCGGAATCCGGGCCGGGCCGCCGCGCCCCGGTCGGCCAGCAGCCGCTGCGCGACCGGCTCGGGCAGCGGCTCCACCGGCCGCACCCGTTCCCCCGGCACACCGAGGGGTTCGCGGCTGGTGGCGAGGACGGTCAGTCCCGGGCAATGGGCCAACAGGTGCCCGGTGAGCCGGGCGGCAGCGCCGACGACGTGCTCGCAGTTGTCGAGGATGATCAGCATCCGGCGCAGGGCGCAGTGTTCCACGAGACGCTCAAGGGGGTCGCCGTGCCGGTCGGCGACCGCACGCATGCCCTCGACGCCGGCGCCGTGCAACACGGTCTCACGGGCACCGATGGCCGTGAGCACGGCTTGCGGCACGGCACCCGGGTCGTTCACCGGCGCCAGTTCGACGAACCACACCCCGTCCCGGACGGTGTGCCGCACCGCCTCGGCGGCCTCCTGTGACAGCCGGGTCTTCCCGGCGCCCCCGGGCCCGAGCAGGGTGACCAACCGGGCCCCCGCCAGATCGGTACCGATGACCTTGATGTCGGTTTCCCGGCCGACGAAGGAGGTGAGCCGGGCCGGCAGATTGCCGGTCCGTGGCACGGGCTCCGTTCCTCCGGGCGCCGCACTGAGCAACTCGGCGTGCAGGTGTTGCAGTTCGGGTCCAGGATCGGAGCCGAGCCGGGCGGCGAGCAGTCGTCGTACGCCGTCGTAGGCGGCGAGCGCCTGGGCCGGGCGGCCCGCGTCGCGCAGGGCGCGCAGCCGCAGCACCTGGAGTGCCTCGTCCAACGGGTGGCTGTCGCACAGGGCGCTCAGCTCGGGCAGCGACCGCTCGGCCTGTCCGAGGGCGAGGGCTGCTGTGTGCCGGGCGCGCAGGGCGTCGAGGTGACGGGTCTCCCAGCGGGTTGCCTCCGCGGTGTGGCCGGGGAGGTCGGCGAGGGCGGGGCCGCGCCACAGGGCGAGGGCGTCGTCGAGGAGGGCGGCGGCCTTGGCCGGGTCACCGTCGGCGAGTGCGCGCAGGCCGTCGCCGGTCAGCCGGTCGAAGCGGGTGAGGTCGACGTCGTCGGGCGCGGCGGTGAGCCGATAACCGCCCCCGGTGGAGGCGACGGTGTCCGCGCCGAGGGTCCGCCGCAGCCGGCCGACGAGCGCTTGGAGCGCTCCGACGGCGTCGGCGGGCGGGTCGGCACCCCACACCTCGTCGATCAGTACGCCCACCGGCACGGTCCGGCCGGCACGGAGCGCGAGCACGCTCATCAGGGCACGCAGTCTCGCCCCGCCGACCGGGACGGCCGTGCCGTCGGGATGGATCGCCTCGGTGGTGCCGAGCAGCCGATAACGCACGGGGACCATTGTCTCCGGGAGCGGTCGGGCTCCGCCTCCGGGTTTCAGGGAGCGCGTGAGCATCCCGGGCACCGGAGC contains:
- a CDS encoding ATP-binding cassette domain-containing protein, with amino-acid sequence MTRIDDNPSGGRLAVKVRGLAKHYGETKALDGVDLDVHEGTVMGVLGPNGAGKTTLVRILSTLIPPDAGQATVAGYDVVRQPRQLRRVIGLTGQYASVDEKLPGWENLYLIGRLLDLSRRDARARADELLERFSLTEAARRPAGTYSGGMRRRLDLAASMIGRPTVLYLDEPTTGLDPRTRNEVWDEVKAMVGDGVTVLLTTQYMEEAEQLASELTVVDHGKVIATGETEDLKARVGGRTLRVRPVDPTELRPLAALLDELGITGLASTSVDTETGTLLVPILSDEQLTAVVGAVTARGITLSSISTELPSLDEVFLSLTGHRAGAPQNATSAHPREEVAA
- a CDS encoding ABC transporter permease; this encodes MSATTVTPHTAVPGASSADARIPLRGHLRHTGALIRRNLLWIRQDPESMADVLLMPIVFTLLFIFVFGGSIGQALGGGQEQYVQYVIPGMLAMMSMTLSQGVGTGFSQDFNSGVMDRFRSLPIGRGSVLFAKIAVELARMLFATVVLMVVAVLVGFHISHWAGLFATVGLSALFASSVMWVFLTLGVTLKNAQSVQAMGFLVLFPLQFGSSIFAPPTSMPSWLQRFTDYNPLSTLADAARGMMLGGPVAHPLWVTLAWSAGITAVMGPVAIHKFRTKS
- a CDS encoding BTAD domain-containing putative transcriptional regulator translates to MVPVRYRLLGTTEAIHPDGTAVPVGGARLRALMSVLALRAGRTVPVGVLIDEVWGADPPADAVGALQALVGRLRRTLGADTVASTGGGYRLTAAPDDVDLTRFDRLTGDGLRALADGDPAKAAALLDDALALWRGPALADLPGHTAEATRWETRHLDALRARHTAALALGQAERSLPELSALCDSHPLDEALQVLRLRALRDAGRPAQALAAYDGVRRLLAARLGSDPGPELQHLHAELLSAAPGGTEPVPRTGNLPARLTSFVGRETDIKVIGTDLAGARLVTLLGPGGAGKTRLSQEAAEAVRHTVRDGVWFVELAPVNDPGAVPQAVLTAIGARETVLHGAGVEGMRAVADRHGDPLERLVEHCALRRMLIILDNCEHVVGAAARLTGHLLAHCPGLTVLATSREPLGVPGERVRPVEPLPEPVAQRLLADRGAAARPGFRAEDDPEACAEICRRLDGLPLAIELAAARLRMLTPRQIADRLDDRFRLLSSGNRTLLPRQQTLRAVVDWSWDLLDGDERDVLAQLSVFAGGCDLAAAEAVCGPVALEALGSLIDKSLVVAAPSTAGGMRYRLLETVGEYAAERLDETGLRTRAERAHLGYYRELARTTDPLLRGPKQLTAIDRFQREYENLRTAFRYAVVLRDEQEALCLVLSMLWFWQMRDQRAETRTWCQEVVELGPDPFAEPVRTAGPVRQRCTDTAPPYTGEVLAEARRGVHLARLACMDAEPDNWQTPAAKARLRAVTRVYRPGLPQTCRTPGLLWFFAVLLTDGADRTRTVVDATVRTCRDTPGFEWELAGALQLRANLLANRAAWAGDATRDADESLEIYRRLGDGWGTAEALSARGEARERKGVYGAAAADYQAAIDHARRLGARVQTAVLTARLGGVLLEEGDTERGERLLRDVIASQEGSLNEAMPAARLLLACWLGLTERTSEAREQLRLMRTESKVARFVVFDSMLLCQETWLDALDGRFEDAQSRARGALRLAVEPLSQSVAPHLHSICLTAAAMALACADGGARAADAARCLGAADALLPPGHVLSGVERRMHAMAEARIREHLGGRVFEVGYAEGGGLSLAEAVALV